Proteins encoded by one window of Arachis ipaensis cultivar K30076 chromosome B04, Araip1.1, whole genome shotgun sequence:
- the LOC107637005 gene encoding uncharacterized protein LOC107637005 — MPVVAATVPNAEPEHAGAVHAYIAPVVPDFECDAGLDRVENALFDDDSDEEPIDIGGDSDDDIPRGGRSAHGGSGSGTQEYPPHLSSLNLEAIGQHQNVDATFDGQGMHDGTPMTKFQIGQSFQSKEEAVLSVKDYSIRRGVEYKVMESDNLKYQGRCKEFGNGCTWLIRIVMQKRKSTWEVRRYNGPQTCMATSISSDHKQLDYHVICARIYPLVRADASVSIKVLQEATEATYGFRHSYRKVWLAKQKAVAQIYGDWEESYADLPRWILGVTCTMEGSVALLKTSPVRVGDQVDEDRVYFYRMFWTFPPCIEAFRHCKPLVSIDGTHLYGKYGGTLLLAIAQDGNSNILPIAFALVEEENAESWSYFLSNLRRHVTPQQGILVISDRHNGIKAALESPDSGWQPPHAYRAFCIRHVVANFALTFKGQDARRWLENAAYAKTEAEFDYWFDIMRTENPAIMSLLDVAAITGLPINSPDCTPDMQPQHQYNVTFQHPL, encoded by the exons ATGCCTGTGGTAGCAGCGACAGTTCCGAATGCTGAGCCCGAACATGCTGGGGCTGTTCATGCATATATTGCTCCTGTTGTTCCTGATTTTGAATGCGATGCCGGACTGGATCGAGTTGAGAATGCACTGTTTGACGATGATTCGGATGAGGAGCCTATTGATATTGGTGGGGACAGTGATGATGATATTCCAAGAGGTGGACGTTCAGCCCATGGAGGTTCCGGTTCTGGAACACAAGAGTATCCTCCCCACCTCTCTTCTTTGAACTTGGAAGCCATCGGCCAACATCAGAATGTAGATGCAACATTCGATGGGCAGGGGATGCATGATGGGACACCTATGACTAAATTTCAGATTGGCCAATCTTTCCAGAGTAAAGAGGAAGCCGTGTTGAGTGTAAAAGATTACAGTATTCGGCGTGGAGTTGAGTACAAGGTTATGGAGTCCGACAATCTGAAATACCAAGGGAGATGCAAGGAGTTTGGTAACGGGTGCACGTGGTTGATTCGGATAGTCATGCAGAAAAGGAAGAGCACATGGGAAGTTAGGAGGTACAACGGTCCGCAGACGTGTATGGCCACATCGATATCAAGCGACCACAAGCAGCTGGATTATCATGTCATCTGTGCGAGAATCTATCCATTGGTTCGAGCTGATGCGTCGGTGTCGATTAAGGTGTTGCAAGAGGCAACGGAGGCGACTTATGGATTCAGGCATAGTTATCGGAAGGTgtggttggcgaagcagaaggcagtAGCGCAAATATATGgcgattgggaggagtcatatgCTGATCTGCCTCGGTGGATCCTTGGGGTCACATGCACGATGGAAGGTTCCGTTGCCCTACTGAAGACGTCCCCGGTTAGGGTGGGTGACCAAGTTGATGAAGATAGAGTCTACTTTTATCGGATGTTTTGGACATTTCCTCCGTGTATTGAGGCATTCCGCCACTGTAAGCCGCTCGTAAGCATCGACGGAACACACCTCTATGGCAAGTATGGCGGGACATTGTTGTTAGCGATCGCTCAGGATGGTAACTCGAATATTTTGCCTATTGCGTTTGCACTCGTGGAGGAGGAGAATGCAGAGTCTTGGTCATACTTTCTTTCGAACCTTAGAAGGCATGTCACTCCACAGCAAGGTATTCTCGTGATATCTGATAGACACAACGGCATCAAGGCTGCACTAGAGTCCCCCGATAGTGGTTGGCAACCTCCCCATGCTTATCGGGCATTTTGTATTCGGCatgttgttgcaaattttgcCCTCACTTTCAAGGGACAGGATGCGAGGAGGTGGCTGGAAAATGCCGCGTATGCGAAGACGGAAGCAGAATTCGACTATTGGTTTGATATAATGAGGACGGAGAACCCGGCCAT AATGTCTCTCCTTGATGTAGCCGCCATTACAGGACTCCCGATAAACTCTCCAGACTGCACTCCTGATATGCAACCTCAGCATCAATACAACGTCACTTTTCAGCACCCCTTATAG
- the LOC107637006 gene encoding uncharacterized protein LOC107637006, with the protein MVAKSVKVIAQTDLIKYMLSFPMLRGRLEKWMLALTEFNLQYVPTKAVKGQVITDFLVDNSKDLNDKGANIVDVEVNYWKLYFDGSKHKDGAGVGILIISPEGIPSEFLFKLKYPCSNNVAEYEALILGLEILIDKGALEVQILGDSQLVLKQLSKEFKCNSETLQKHLVIAWELLTSFRKISLVHIPRIYNEIANELAQIASKYRIGPETIKKLSSIHQILVPANEREVLCMSEWDDSNWRKPIARYLKDPNITIDRKLKLKAINFVLLADELYKKGIDGSLLRCLSREDQNIALGEVHNGICGAHQAGKKMRWVLYRNHVFWPSMIEDCIDYAKHKFILVAIDYFTKWVEAVPLVEVGQTEIIDFVEENIIHRFGIPQTLSTDQGTMCTGQRIKNFATSRNISMVTSTPYYTQANGQVEVANKILIGLIKKHIRNKPRTWHETLSQVLWAYRNSPRGSTGTSPYKLVYGHDTVLPLEINLNTLRVSKQNELPVDDYWNAMFDELNEFDSERILALDNVIRQKESLARSYNRRIKEKSFKIGELVLKVILPMEKKSKFLGKWSHNWEGLFQVIRVISRNAYQIKDIESRKIVNSINEKNLKYFYCWQI; encoded by the exons ATGGTGGCTAAATCGGTGAAAGTAATAGCACAAACCGATCTTATTAAATATATGCTAAGTTTCCCTATGTTAAGAGGACGTTTGGAAAAATGGATGCTAGCATTAACGGAATTTAATTTACAATATGTCCCGACTAAGGCTGTGAAAGGACAGGTCATTACAGATTTTCTTGTAGACAATTCGAAAGATCTGAATGACAAGGGGGCAAATATAGTCGATGTAGAAGTTAATTATTGGAAATTGTATTTCGATGGATCCAAACATAAAGATGGCGCAGGGGTTGGAATCCTTATTATCTCACCAGAAGGTATTCCATCAGAATTCTTGTTCAAATTAAAGTATCCTTGTTCTAATAATGTAGCCGAATATGAGGCTTTGATTCTGGGTCTAGAAATTTTAATCGACAAAGGAGCTTTAGAAGTTCAAATTCTGGGGGATTCACAGTTAGTTTTAAAGCAGTTATCGAAGGAGTTTAAGTGTAATAGTGAGACGTTACAAAAACATTTAGTAATTGCTTGGGAGTTATTGACGTCTTTTCGAAAAATTTCTTTGGTGCATATCCCTCGAATTTATAATGAGATTGCTAATGAGTTAGCCCAAATTGCTTCGAAGTATCGAATTGGTCCGGAAACTATTAAGAAATTATCTAGTATCCATCAAATTTTGGTACCGGCAAATGAGAGAGAGGTACTATGCATGAGTGAATGGGATGATTCCAATTGGAGAAAACCTATTGCTCGATATTTGAAAGATCCCAATATTACAATTGATAGAAAACTAAAGTTAAAAGCAATAAACTTTGTTTTATTGGCCGATGAGTTATACAAAAAAGGGATCGATGGAAGTTTGTTGAGATGTTTGAGTCGAGAAGATCAAAACATTGCTTTGGGTGAAGTTCATAATGGAATATGTGGTGCTCATCAGGCAGGAAAGAAAATGAGATGGGTATTATATCGCAATCATGTATTTTGGCCATCTATGATAGAAGATTGTATCGATTATGCAAAG CACAAATTTATTTTAGTGGCTATTGATTATTTTACGAAATGGGTGGAAGCAGTTCCTTTGGTAGAAGTTGGTCAGACAGAGATAATTGATTTTGTCGAGGAAAATATTATTCATCGATTTGGGATTCCTCAGACATTAAGTACTGACCAAGGAACTATGTGCACTGGCCAacgaattaaaaattttgcgactTCGAGAAACATTAGTATGGTTACTTCAACTCCTTATTATACACAAGCTAATGGGCAAGTGGAGGTAGCAAATAAGATATTGATTGGTTTGATTAAAAAGCATATCAGGAATAAGCCTCGAACATGGCATGAGACTTTAAGTCAAGTGTTATGGGCTTATCGAAACTCACCAAGAGGTTCGACAGGAACTTCACCTTATAAATTAGTATATGGCCATGATACAGTATTGCCattagaaattaatttgaatactCTAAGAGTATCGAAACAGAATGAGTTGCCAGTCGATGACTATTGGAATGCCATGTTTGATGAATTGAATGAGTTTGATTCAGAGCGAATTCTAGCACTTGATAATGTAATTCGACAAAAAGAAAGTCTTGCTCGAAGTTATAATCGTCGAATTAAGGAGAAATCTTTCAAAATAGGTGAGTTAGTTTTGAAAGTTATTTTACCGATGGAAAAGAAATCGAAATTTCTTGGTAAATGGTCTCATAACTGGGAAGGTCTCTTTCAAGTGATAAGAGTCATTTCTAGAAACGCCTATCAGATTAAAGATATCGAGTCAAGGAAAATAGTTAATTCGATTAatgaaaaaaatctaaaatatttCTATTGCTGGCAAATATAG